One stretch of Zingiber officinale cultivar Zhangliang chromosome 6B, Zo_v1.1, whole genome shotgun sequence DNA includes these proteins:
- the LOC121990613 gene encoding uncharacterized protein LOC121990613, which yields MSLSHSRLPLHQIEHIHSETFASWFANHIEDANLVEDDPVSNDLRSIARGPNVIGIRYEKFISNGFRFHTKEVECKRKTQNYGVTVRATTSSYSSVKDHNPVLSELDYYGILQNVIELDYGGGRKVILFECKWVSKGKRLKLDEDGFVLANFKNVRHNNEPYILASQVMQVFYVEDPIDCDWHAIITTDARAKYKMQPMTDVDTYLQSYICNSEDCSEHEEVVWVRDEYYRSGN from the exons ATGAGTCTGAGTCATTCTCGTCTTCCACTACACCAAATTGAGCATATACATAGTGAAACTTTTGCCTCATGGTTTGCCAATCAT ATTGAAGATGCAAATCTTGTAGAAGATGATCCAGTGTCAAATGATTTGAGATCAATCGCCAGAGGCCCTAATGTCATTGGGATACGAtatgaaaaatttatttcaaatggaTTTAGGTTCCATACAAAGGAAGTGGAGTGTAAGAGAAAAACTCAAAATTATGGTGTAACTGTTAGAGCAACTACTTCAAGTTATTCAAGTGTAAAAGATCATAATCCAGTATTAAGTGAACTTGATTATTATGGAATTTTGCAAAATGTGATTGAGTTAGATTATGGAGGAGGCCGAAAAGTTATTTTATTTGAATGTAAGTGGGTCTCCAAAGGCAAACgattaaaattggatgaagatGGTTTTGTGTTGgccaattttaaaaatgttaggcATAATAATGAGCCTTATATTTTAGCATCTCAGGTTATGCAAGTATTTTACGTGGAAGATCCAATTGATTGTGATTGGCATGCTATTATCACCACTGATGCACGAGCAAAGTATAAAATGCAGCCTATGACAGATGTCGATACATATCTTCAAAGTTATATTTGTAATTCTGAAGACTGCAGTGAACATGAAGAAGTGGTTTGGGTTCGTGATGAATATTACAGGAGTGGAAATTGA